A genomic stretch from bacterium includes:
- a CDS encoding DUF6677 family protein, with protein MSTSSPTQSDIQSEVQNLLKKCPFCSEAILMEAKKCRYCGEFLDPELKAAASSRSQAKWNPAIAAALSVLVPGGGHIYRGRVARGFLWLLVVAAGYTLYFLPGLILHAVSIALAAVGNTREE; from the coding sequence ATGAGCACGAGTTCACCAACACAATCGGATATCCAGTCGGAAGTTCAAAATCTGCTGAAAAAATGCCCGTTTTGCTCTGAAGCAATTCTCATGGAGGCGAAAAAGTGTAGATACTGTGGGGAGTTTCTCGACCCGGAGTTAAAGGCCGCAGCGTCAAGCCGTTCTCAGGCAAAATGGAATCCGGCCATAGCGGCAGCTTTGTCGGTTCTGGTTCCGGGCGGAGGACATATCTATCGGGGCAGGGTTGCCAGAGGTTTCCTGTGGCTTCTGGTCGTAGCGGCAGGATACACCTTATATTTTCTGCCGGGCCTCATCCTCCATGCTGTTTCTATTGCCCTTGCCGCGGTGGGGAATACCCGCGAGGAATAG